A region from the Mesotoga sp. Brook.08.105.5.1 genome encodes:
- a CDS encoding sulfite exporter TauE/SafE family protein, with amino-acid sequence MTLLQLVTIYIAGAAAGFMNVMAGGGSMVTLPVLMWVGLPPHVANATNRLGVIFESGIGVKTFRSGGMRFDKSILPAIVSATIGSIIGSMFVSTIPKDVLEKVIAVALLAVVLLMLLKPKRLTFSRPSGVLSTLIFFGVGFYGGFLQAGVGFFLIGAITFSYGFDLVRTNFTKIVIVFIYTAFALVIFILNGMIYWFPGLVLAAGNVVGAYFAARLSIRKGSGFVRWILLIIVVANAIKYLFF; translated from the coding sequence ATGACACTGCTACAGCTTGTCACGATATACATTGCGGGCGCCGCAGCTGGTTTTATGAATGTTATGGCGGGAGGGGGCTCAATGGTCACTCTCCCGGTACTTATGTGGGTCGGGTTGCCGCCGCACGTTGCCAATGCCACCAACAGACTGGGCGTGATATTTGAAAGCGGTATAGGAGTAAAGACCTTTCGATCCGGCGGTATGAGGTTTGACAAGTCCATACTTCCGGCGATAGTGTCTGCAACGATAGGTTCAATCATAGGTTCCATGTTTGTCTCGACAATACCGAAGGATGTGCTGGAGAAAGTGATCGCGGTAGCTCTCCTGGCAGTAGTTTTGCTTATGTTACTGAAACCGAAGCGGCTCACTTTTTCGAGACCCTCTGGAGTCCTCTCTACTCTAATCTTTTTCGGTGTGGGCTTCTACGGGGGATTTTTACAGGCGGGAGTTGGTTTCTTCCTTATTGGAGCGATTACCTTTTCGTATGGCTTTGATCTTGTGAGGACGAATTTCACGAAGATTGTTATCGTCTTTATCTACACTGCTTTTGCTCTGGTTATTTTTATCCTTAATGGGATGATTTACTGGTTTCCCGGCCTGGTTCTCGCGGCAGGAAATGTTGTCGGGGCATATTTTGCTGCCAGGCTATCGATAAGAAAGGGCAGCGGTTTTGTGAGATGGATTTTGCTGATAATTGTGGTCGCAAACGCCATTAAGTATCTCTTCTTCTAG
- a CDS encoding glutathione peroxidase, whose product MSIYDFELTTIDGWNKTMEDFKGKVLLIVNTASKCGYTSQYDGLQKLHDDFKDRDFAVLGFPSNDFLRQEPGSEEEIKAFCDANFGITFPMFSKIHVKGKEIHPLYEFLVSGGGKKEFSGKVKWNFTKFLINREGEIIGRFEPKEEPESFRSAIEEAVK is encoded by the coding sequence ATGAGTATTTACGATTTTGAACTGACTACAATAGACGGGTGGAACAAGACCATGGAGGACTTCAAAGGCAAGGTGCTATTGATAGTTAATACGGCTAGCAAATGCGGATACACATCTCAGTACGATGGTCTGCAGAAGCTTCATGATGATTTCAAAGACAGAGACTTTGCCGTTCTTGGTTTTCCATCGAATGACTTTCTTCGCCAAGAGCCTGGCAGTGAAGAAGAAATCAAGGCGTTCTGTGATGCGAATTTCGGTATTACTTTTCCCATGTTCTCGAAAATACATGTTAAGGGAAAAGAGATACACCCTCTTTATGAATTTCTTGTTTCTGGCGGTGGGAAGAAGGAGTTTTCAGGAAAAGTGAAATGGAACTTCACGAAGTTCTTGATTAACAGAGAGGGTGAGATAATTGGAAGATTTGAGCCGAAGGAGGAACCCGAGTCATTTCGTTCTGCAATTGAGGAGGCGGTTAAGTGA
- a CDS encoding amidohydrolase: MDLSRIRHDLHEIPEIGFNEFKTQAYIMSLLDRLSVSYEKVAGTGLLAKWKKVEGPFVLFRSDMDALPVFEETDAPFKSAHEGFMHACGHDVHMTILIGLIERIVTCDLNRNFLFLFQPAEEGGGGAAKCLSKLEQYEITEAWALHVNDEFPEGSVYTRAGVLFASAFETDCTFKGRSAHVAFYKQGRDAIEGAMDFLQRVYSVDRGDSVLRFGLIQGGRVRNVVADSCTLSGTVRTKAFELSEEAIMELEELGREVATERGLKFSQEIGSKYPQVHVDGDLYDKLCALVDVNPVEMKYVGEDFGVIAMKYPSLLFWLGTGRGEHHGLHNSRFLPADSVIEKGVEIFWKVAKG, encoded by the coding sequence ATGGATTTATCGAGAATTAGGCATGACTTACATGAGATTCCGGAGATTGGATTCAATGAGTTCAAGACTCAAGCGTACATTATGAGTCTCCTGGATCGATTATCTGTTTCCTACGAAAAGGTTGCGGGCACCGGACTTCTGGCAAAATGGAAAAAGGTTGAAGGCCCTTTCGTTCTATTTCGATCCGATATGGATGCTCTTCCTGTTTTTGAAGAAACAGATGCTCCATTCAAATCTGCACATGAAGGTTTTATGCATGCATGCGGCCATGATGTTCATATGACAATTCTAATTGGACTTATAGAGAGAATAGTAACATGCGATCTCAATAGAAATTTTCTCTTTCTTTTCCAGCCGGCTGAAGAAGGCGGGGGCGGTGCTGCGAAATGCTTATCGAAATTGGAGCAATACGAAATAACTGAAGCCTGGGCACTGCACGTAAATGATGAATTCCCTGAAGGATCTGTTTACACAAGAGCCGGTGTTCTCTTTGCCTCGGCCTTCGAAACGGACTGCACTTTCAAGGGAAGGTCGGCACATGTTGCTTTCTATAAGCAGGGAAGAGACGCTATTGAGGGAGCTATGGATTTTCTTCAAAGGGTCTATTCGGTAGATAGAGGAGATTCCGTACTCAGATTTGGACTCATACAGGGGGGCAGAGTTAGAAATGTGGTGGCAGACTCCTGCACTCTTTCGGGAACTGTAAGAACTAAAGCTTTTGAGCTTTCAGAGGAAGCAATCATGGAACTCGAAGAGCTTGGGAGAGAAGTCGCTACTGAAAGAGGTCTAAAGTTCTCTCAGGAGATCGGTTCGAAGTATCCACAGGTTCATGTAGACGGTGATCTTTACGATAAACTGTGCGCCCTGGTCGATGTAAACCCGGTCGAAATGAAATACGTGGGAGAGGATTTTGGAGTGATCGCTATGAAATACCCTTCGCTGCTTTTCTGGTTGGGTACAGGAAGAGGAGAACATCATGGACTCCATAATTCAAGGTTTTTGCCTGCTGATTCCGTTATAGAGAAGGGTGTTGAGATTTTCTGGAAGGTCGCCAAAGGCTAA
- a CDS encoding SDR family oxidoreductase: MIILKRALITGASSGIGEVFSYELAKRGYETILVARRIERLQTISDQIEGDLGARSIPLKGDLTDENDLVEVSKLLKDVDLLINNAGFGLIGSFEDIEADREMQMIKLNIGALYFLTKKYALMRNSIGGGIINVASTAAYLPVPGMAVYAATKAFVLSFSEAVSEELQPKGFKVMVLSPGPTRTEFFDVASGGRKQLPGSMSPEEVVKKALDAFKKGKRSVVSGLINKIIASGSRLVPRAIAMKAARRVFE, translated from the coding sequence GTGATCATTTTGAAAAGAGCACTAATAACCGGAGCGTCATCGGGAATAGGCGAGGTGTTTTCCTATGAGCTTGCAAAGCGTGGGTACGAAACGATCCTTGTAGCCAGACGAATAGAAAGATTGCAGACGATTTCCGATCAAATTGAGGGAGATCTAGGAGCTAGATCTATTCCGCTGAAAGGTGATTTGACGGATGAGAACGACCTGGTCGAAGTTTCGAAACTTCTGAAAGACGTAGATCTTCTTATTAACAACGCAGGGTTCGGACTAATTGGTTCCTTTGAGGATATTGAAGCGGATAGAGAAATGCAGATGATCAAGCTGAATATCGGAGCTCTTTACTTCTTGACGAAGAAATATGCGCTCATGCGCAACAGCATTGGCGGAGGAATTATAAACGTCGCTTCTACTGCCGCCTATTTGCCTGTACCGGGAATGGCGGTCTATGCTGCAACAAAGGCCTTTGTACTTAGCTTCAGCGAAGCCGTTAGCGAAGAACTCCAACCCAAAGGCTTCAAAGTAATGGTTCTATCTCCTGGGCCGACTAGAACAGAGTTTTTCGATGTAGCTTCGGGAGGAAGGAAGCAGCTGCCCGGGTCCATGTCCCCCGAAGAAGTTGTGAAAAAGGCACTTGATGCATTTAAAAAAGGAAAGAGAAGCGTGGTAAGCGGGTTGATCAACAAAATAATCGCTTCCGGATCAAGGTTAGTACCGAGAGCAATAGCAATGAAAGCCGCGAGAAGAGTATTTGAATAA
- a CDS encoding methyltransferase, with protein sequence MRELLSFLKRTGYLTDPRLESAFMELDRKDFVSPEVADEAYTDKALVSLASSGKICSTSTQPSLLISMIEELKLNEDNKVLDIGTGTGFCACLLGKMLTKGSVVSVETARTVASIASENVRRYRLSNVRIVIGDGRYGFKEEAPYDAMISTVALPGITVELFNQMKIGARSIVPIHRSYMNTPVFLFEKIDGTTLRATLKTGAVFMVVEDSRPDPLYTDNKFSLELREGRFRKR encoded by the coding sequence ATGAGAGAGCTTCTGAGTTTTCTGAAGAGGACAGGTTATCTGACCGACCCTAGACTGGAGTCGGCCTTTATGGAACTTGACAGGAAGGATTTCGTCTCACCCGAAGTAGCGGATGAGGCTTATACAGACAAAGCTCTAGTAAGTCTTGCAAGCTCAGGAAAGATTTGCTCCACTTCTACTCAGCCATCTCTTTTGATAAGCATGATAGAAGAATTGAAACTGAACGAAGACAACAAGGTCCTGGATATTGGGACGGGAACCGGTTTCTGTGCTTGTCTGCTTGGAAAAATGCTGACTAAGGGAAGCGTAGTATCAGTGGAGACCGCCAGAACGGTTGCATCTATAGCCTCGGAAAACGTGCGACGCTACCGCCTGAGCAATGTGAGGATAGTGATCGGTGACGGTAGATATGGCTTCAAAGAAGAAGCTCCATACGATGCTATGATCTCCACCGTAGCCTTACCGGGAATAACCGTGGAGCTGTTCAATCAGATGAAAATCGGAGCGAGATCGATCGTTCCGATACACAGAAGCTATATGAACACACCTGTCTTCTTATTCGAAAAAATAGATGGGACAACTTTGAGAGCTACTTTGAAAACAGGAGCGGTCTTCATGGTAGTGGAAGACTCCAGACCGGACCCTCTTTACACTGATAACAAGTTCTCACTTGAGCTTCGAGAGGGGAGATTTCGAAAGCGCTAG
- a CDS encoding bifunctional 2',3'-cyclic-nucleotide 2'-phosphodiesterase/3'-nucleotidase, whose amino-acid sequence MDLLNWKRRIPAVVIVLILALLLPVTVFAKVTAHELVVLGTNDLHGYVMPFDYLTVQEVEDYGAAKTYTLIKWAREIYSNTLLIDTGDTIQGSVLAEREARVEPLSMGEIPSIIRAMNIMGYDAGAIGNHEFNFGLEYLDLAMAAADYPMLSANLYNADTEELRYDPYVVLDREVDGIPIKIGVIGFLPPEIMMWDRVLLEGRVYVEPIADAAAKYIPELREEGVDLVIVALHQGTSDAEAILENVEGIDAIIMGHSHGRIAEKIDGVPVTMAGSWGNSLGLIHFQLLNRDGKWEVFSSFPQLWYVDETIEAASEIVEAVKEQHEATIDYVMAPVGITTVPITGYFSRVIDNEVTQLVNEAQLWYARDYFKGTEFEGMPLLSAAAPFRTSTNVEAGDIRIMNAADIYIYSNTLHVVRVNGIELKGWLEKCAENFNQIDPSSTEDQNLLARFSSYNFDIIEGINYQIDVRNPVGQRIVELTYEGEEIEDDMEFLVVTNNYRAGGGGYHLVDADIVLSSTVENRSVIIDYIIEKGTITPSPSFNWSIVPFETAGRITFTSSDEAATLAEELGIKGIKYIGDRLFEVDLVELAENVPQTVSN is encoded by the coding sequence GTGGATCTATTGAACTGGAAGAGAAGAATTCCTGCAGTTGTCATCGTCCTGATTCTCGCTTTGTTACTCCCTGTAACGGTTTTCGCTAAAGTCACGGCTCATGAGCTTGTTGTTCTCGGGACAAACGATCTTCACGGTTACGTTATGCCTTTCGACTACCTGACCGTTCAGGAAGTCGAGGATTACGGAGCAGCAAAGACTTACACTCTTATCAAATGGGCAAGAGAGATCTATAGCAACACCCTGTTGATCGACACTGGCGATACTATTCAAGGAAGCGTTCTCGCAGAACGTGAAGCGAGAGTCGAACCCCTAAGTATGGGAGAAATCCCCTCGATAATTAGAGCAATGAATATCATGGGATATGATGCAGGAGCAATAGGAAATCACGAGTTCAATTTCGGTCTTGAGTATCTCGACCTCGCGATGGCAGCCGCTGATTATCCAATGCTTTCGGCAAACCTTTATAACGCCGATACTGAAGAATTAAGATACGATCCTTACGTAGTGCTTGACAGAGAAGTCGATGGCATACCGATAAAGATTGGAGTCATCGGTTTCTTGCCGCCCGAGATAATGATGTGGGATAGGGTTCTCCTGGAAGGAAGAGTCTATGTTGAACCGATTGCAGACGCCGCCGCCAAGTATATTCCTGAGCTAAGAGAAGAAGGCGTTGATCTTGTAATCGTTGCTCTCCATCAGGGAACCTCAGACGCTGAAGCTATACTCGAAAACGTCGAAGGAATAGATGCAATTATCATGGGTCACAGTCACGGGAGAATTGCCGAAAAAATCGATGGAGTCCCCGTTACCATGGCTGGCAGCTGGGGAAACTCCCTTGGTCTAATCCATTTCCAGCTTCTCAACAGAGACGGAAAATGGGAAGTCTTCTCCTCGTTCCCGCAGCTTTGGTACGTGGATGAAACGATAGAAGCCGCTTCCGAAATAGTTGAGGCTGTGAAGGAACAGCATGAGGCAACTATTGATTATGTTATGGCTCCTGTAGGAATTACAACAGTACCGATCACGGGATACTTCAGCAGAGTAATCGATAACGAAGTAACTCAGCTTGTCAACGAAGCCCAGCTGTGGTACGCGAGAGACTACTTCAAAGGCACTGAATTTGAAGGAATGCCTTTGCTTTCGGCCGCAGCGCCCTTCAGAACGAGCACCAATGTGGAAGCTGGCGACATAAGGATAATGAATGCGGCCGACATCTACATCTACTCGAACACTCTACACGTCGTGAGAGTGAACGGCATCGAACTCAAGGGTTGGCTGGAAAAGTGTGCCGAAAACTTCAACCAGATCGATCCAAGCAGTACTGAGGACCAGAACCTTCTGGCACGTTTCTCATCCTATAACTTCGACATTATCGAAGGAATCAATTATCAGATCGATGTTCGAAACCCTGTCGGCCAGAGGATTGTCGAGCTTACTTATGAAGGCGAAGAAATCGAAGATGATATGGAGTTCCTCGTCGTGACCAATAACTACCGCGCAGGTGGTGGCGGCTATCATCTAGTCGATGCCGACATCGTCCTCTCTTCAACAGTCGAGAATCGAAGCGTGATAATTGACTACATAATCGAGAAGGGTACTATTACCCCCTCACCTTCCTTCAACTGGTCTATAGTTCCATTTGAGACAGCAGGAAGAATCACATTCACATCCAGTGATGAAGCGGCCACTTTGGCGGAAGAACTTGGAATAAAGGGCATAAAGTACATCGGAGATCGACTCTTCGAAGTAGATCTCGTAGAGCTAGCAGAAAACGTTCCACAGACAGTCTCTAACTAG
- a CDS encoding S9 family peptidase produces the protein MTEKKYSIEELMENETIASFAVSPDSRRILYSSDKTGNYNIFELDQEKGKHRQITSLTENALVSHVYKGGSFIFAMDKGGDELHHLYLGTEEKIKDLTPFEKTKSGFHVSVGNSVYYYSNKIDRSRFDLYRFEKADLAGELVFENKDLYELGPISDNERFLALHKPETANNSNVYLHDLLSGDTTLLSPHEGEANFIPLFFSKDSMKLYCLSDIEGEFMTLWITDIESKEREEILAFSWDIIDGRISEDGRSAVLIVNRDGFSELHIIDTKDNTPKMSPVETGGVVYDQYFSKDSRFLYYLCDSATSSPNIFMIDLNTKETEQLTDSMSEEVNSNDLSEAKVLRFISYDGLQVPGIFYPPRNVLPNEKAPAIVWVHGGPGGQSLPRYSPEIQFIANHGYAIYAVNNRGSSGYGKSFFKAADHKHGEADLDDCVAAAKYLATLDFIDKERIGINGGSYGGFMVLAALAFRPKEFKVGTDFFGVSNWVRTLKEVPAWWKIAKDLLYGKIGNPFTEEEYLKSISPLFHADKIERPLLVLQGVNDPRVLKIESDEIVERLKEHGVPVEYVVFDDEGHGFKKKANRIRGANAMLAFLDKYLR, from the coding sequence ATGACTGAGAAGAAGTACTCGATTGAAGAACTTATGGAGAACGAGACCATTGCGTCATTCGCGGTATCACCCGATTCAAGAAGGATTCTTTACTCTTCTGACAAAACGGGCAACTACAACATCTTTGAACTAGATCAGGAGAAGGGAAAGCACAGACAGATAACATCACTCACCGAAAACGCATTGGTATCTCACGTCTACAAAGGTGGGAGCTTCATTTTTGCAATGGATAAGGGCGGCGATGAACTACATCATCTTTATCTAGGAACAGAAGAGAAAATCAAAGATCTGACCCCTTTCGAGAAGACCAAGTCAGGATTTCACGTCTCCGTTGGCAATAGTGTTTACTACTACTCTAACAAGATTGATAGAAGTAGATTCGATCTATATCGGTTTGAAAAGGCTGATCTAGCAGGTGAGCTGGTCTTCGAAAACAAAGACTTGTATGAACTGGGTCCAATTTCGGATAATGAAAGGTTTCTCGCTCTTCATAAGCCCGAGACTGCAAACAACTCGAATGTATATCTCCACGACTTGCTAAGCGGAGATACAACACTTCTGTCCCCCCATGAAGGAGAAGCTAATTTCATACCTCTCTTCTTCTCAAAAGATTCGATGAAGCTTTACTGTCTATCGGACATTGAAGGGGAATTCATGACGCTTTGGATAACGGATATTGAAAGCAAAGAGCGTGAAGAGATCCTTGCCTTTAGTTGGGACATAATCGACGGGAGAATATCGGAAGACGGGAGAAGTGCTGTGCTTATAGTTAATAGAGACGGTTTTTCCGAACTTCACATAATCGATACAAAAGACAATACCCCTAAGATGTCTCCCGTTGAGACGGGTGGTGTAGTATACGATCAATACTTCAGCAAGGATAGCCGCTTCCTGTACTATCTTTGTGACTCAGCAACCTCCTCTCCTAATATCTTCATGATAGACCTCAATACAAAGGAGACAGAGCAGCTTACTGATTCTATGAGCGAAGAAGTGAACAGTAATGACCTCTCTGAAGCAAAGGTACTCCGCTTTATTTCATACGACGGTCTCCAAGTGCCTGGGATTTTCTATCCGCCCAGAAATGTTCTGCCGAACGAGAAAGCGCCTGCGATTGTATGGGTTCACGGAGGACCGGGAGGTCAGTCTCTGCCAAGATACAGTCCTGAGATCCAGTTCATTGCAAATCATGGATATGCTATCTATGCAGTCAATAACAGAGGGAGCTCCGGCTACGGAAAGAGCTTCTTCAAAGCCGCAGATCACAAACACGGAGAAGCGGATCTGGATGATTGCGTAGCCGCCGCCAAGTATTTGGCCACCCTTGATTTCATCGACAAAGAAAGAATAGGAATAAACGGTGGAAGTTACGGTGGATTCATGGTTCTTGCGGCACTTGCTTTCAGGCCAAAGGAGTTCAAGGTTGGTACAGATTTTTTCGGTGTCTCGAACTGGGTGAGAACTCTCAAAGAAGTGCCAGCTTGGTGGAAGATCGCTAAAGATCTCCTTTACGGGAAAATCGGAAACCCATTCACCGAGGAAGAATACCTCAAGAGCATTTCCCCTCTCTTTCACGCCGACAAAATAGAGAGGCCTCTTCTAGTGCTTCAAGGAGTAAATGATCCAAGGGTACTTAAGATAGAATCTGATGAGATAGTTGAGCGACTAAAAGAGCATGGGGTTCCGGTTGAGTATGTAGTGTTCGATGATGAGGGCCATGGATTTAAGAAGAAGGCAAATAGGATAAGAGGTGCAAATGCGATGCTCGCCTTTCTTGACAAATACTTGCGCTAG
- a CDS encoding MarR family transcriptional regulator, with amino-acid sequence MTKKEEVAIPREDELLRLDNQLCFALYSSSRGITRLYRPVLSKFGLTYPQYLVMLVLWEREPLTVKDLGEKLFLDSGTLTPLLKRMERQSLLTRERSQGDERQVLISLTEKGKGLKDKAIDIPMKIAEQVNISQREYISLMSSLKKLLKKIDMSESNGSSS; translated from the coding sequence GTGACCAAGAAAGAAGAGGTTGCGATTCCAAGAGAAGACGAGCTACTTAGGCTTGACAATCAGCTTTGTTTTGCATTGTATTCCAGTTCAAGGGGCATCACAAGGCTCTACAGACCAGTGCTTTCAAAGTTCGGGTTGACCTACCCTCAATACCTTGTAATGCTTGTTCTGTGGGAGAGAGAGCCACTTACAGTTAAAGATCTCGGGGAGAAGTTGTTTCTTGATTCGGGAACCTTAACTCCCCTTCTTAAGAGGATGGAAAGACAAAGCCTTCTTACGAGAGAAAGATCGCAGGGTGATGAGAGACAGGTACTCATAAGTCTAACAGAGAAAGGGAAAGGGCTTAAGGATAAGGCGATTGATATTCCGATGAAGATTGCTGAACAGGTGAATATCTCTCAGAGAGAATACATTTCTCTTATGTCGTCGCTCAAAAAGCTTCTGAAGAAGATCGATATGAGCGAATCAAATGGGTCCTCAAGTTAG
- a CDS encoding DUF2202 domain-containing protein — protein MKRVLYAIAIVLIFSSMTLASSLMTEEDGIAFMREEEKLAHDVYTVLYEIWGLNVFSNIARSEQTHTEAVLSLIGDFGMVDPVGENEVGVFTNATLQELYDELIESGSKSLLDAVKVGLLIEEIDIKDLEELLEGDIDSRTATVYENLLRGSENHLRAFLRQYERLAGSYTPEILDVERFNEIASGR, from the coding sequence ATGAAGAGAGTATTATATGCAATAGCGATAGTTTTGATTTTCAGTTCAATGACACTGGCCAGCAGCTTAATGACTGAGGAAGATGGAATTGCTTTCATGAGAGAAGAAGAAAAACTAGCTCACGACGTCTATACCGTACTCTATGAAATATGGGGATTGAATGTCTTCAGTAACATAGCTAGAAGCGAACAGACTCATACAGAAGCAGTTCTTTCTCTGATCGGTGATTTTGGCATGGTAGATCCCGTGGGCGAAAATGAGGTTGGAGTCTTCACCAATGCGACGCTTCAGGAGCTTTATGATGAACTCATCGAGAGTGGAAGTAAGTCTCTTCTGGATGCGGTAAAAGTTGGTCTTCTGATAGAAGAGATAGATATTAAGGACTTGGAAGAATTGCTTGAGGGAGACATCGACTCGAGGACTGCGACGGTATACGAGAATCTGCTTAGAGGTTCTGAGAACCACCTCAGGGCATTCCTCAGGCAGTATGAGAGACTCGCAGGTAGCTATACTCCAGAAATACTCGATGTCGAAAGGTTCAACGAGATTGCATCTGGCAGATAG
- a CDS encoding DUF4097 family beta strand repeat-containing protein, translating to MKILLFGGILSRVDWQRCTNGSDEMRESNRKRGLALAGLLLGIGLLLIGAAVIIRPKIMGFSFGSGRSFTGMKFNEDFSVTITEKPNSLGIDGLNGKVEVVGWDRDYVEIRVEQSIRVADENLKEEYLEKTRPNINAADGKLTVIVPRLSQTNEFMGQATTIYMNIPSETVEDILVNTSNGAMVFKSLNASIRGRSSNGGLELISVSGSMTLETSISPIFVEECAGVMELRSTNGAFEGKGISGTLIIETSNAPITIERGTLSVSANSTNGAITVTEVTLIGDSNSFETSNAKIVCDAILPDLGVLELLSTNGSIGIFLDDSIRAEISASTTNGTVNLKGLTVGVISSSSTSLRGTLNGGNGLLITMKTSNSNISIDKPNAEDSI from the coding sequence TTGAAAATTCTTTTGTTTGGTGGTATTTTGTCGAGAGTTGATTGGCAGCGATGTACTAATGGGAGTGATGAAATGAGAGAAAGCAACAGAAAGAGAGGGCTGGCCCTTGCGGGACTTCTGCTGGGAATAGGGCTCCTTTTGATAGGTGCGGCAGTGATAATCCGGCCCAAAATCATGGGATTCAGTTTTGGTTCTGGCAGGTCATTCACAGGAATGAAGTTCAACGAAGACTTCTCGGTGACGATCACCGAGAAGCCGAACTCATTGGGAATCGACGGTCTTAACGGAAAGGTCGAAGTAGTGGGCTGGGATAGAGATTATGTTGAAATCAGGGTCGAACAGTCAATTAGGGTTGCAGACGAGAATCTCAAAGAAGAGTATCTTGAAAAGACTAGGCCGAACATCAACGCAGCAGATGGTAAGCTCACTGTGATTGTTCCCAGATTATCGCAAACGAATGAATTCATGGGGCAGGCGACAACAATTTATATGAATATCCCGTCGGAAACGGTGGAAGATATTTTAGTGAATACCAGCAACGGCGCAATGGTTTTCAAATCACTTAATGCCTCAATAAGAGGCAGAAGCAGCAATGGAGGTTTGGAGCTGATCTCCGTCTCGGGAAGCATGACACTTGAAACCTCTATTTCGCCCATTTTTGTCGAGGAATGCGCCGGAGTCATGGAACTTAGATCCACCAACGGTGCGTTTGAAGGAAAGGGAATATCTGGAACCCTCATTATTGAGACAAGTAATGCTCCGATAACAATCGAAAGGGGAACTCTCAGTGTTTCGGCGAATTCCACGAACGGAGCAATTACAGTCACTGAGGTCACTCTTATCGGTGATAGCAATAGTTTTGAAACCTCAAACGCGAAGATTGTCTGCGACGCGATCCTTCCAGATCTCGGTGTTCTTGAACTGCTGTCAACTAATGGAAGTATAGGAATCTTTTTAGATGACTCGATTCGTGCAGAGATAAGCGCATCTACAACCAATGGAACCGTCAATTTGAAGGGGCTTACCGTAGGCGTAATCAGTTCGAGTTCAACTAGCTTGAGAGGGACACTCAATGGCGGCAACGGCCTCCTCATAACTATGAAAACCAGTAACTCGAACATCAGCATCGACAAGCCCAATGCTGAAGATTCGATCTAG
- a CDS encoding DegV family protein — protein sequence MVRIVTDSSCDLPVETLKKYGIPFASLNIFVDDMTFKEDIDITPEEFWRLMGKSRELPKTSQPSPADFAEIFEDIQKKGETPLCITISSKLSGAYQSAILGAEMSGGKAIVFDSLAGSISHGIQVLIAARMAEPGAELDEIVEALEEYRENVKIIIPLATVENIVKGGRLSKFQGSLVNILNMKIILHGINGEVKLLKKVRGSRRFREAIIELIEASSKTGKKIFGITHVDNLKDAEFFASEIRKRVRDSEVIIGKMGPAIATYAGEGGLILAL from the coding sequence GTGGTCAGGATAGTGACGGACAGCTCATGTGATCTGCCGGTTGAAACGTTGAAGAAGTATGGTATTCCCTTTGCCTCTCTCAACATTTTCGTTGATGATATGACTTTCAAGGAAGATATCGACATCACTCCAGAGGAATTCTGGCGATTAATGGGCAAATCCCGGGAACTTCCAAAGACTTCTCAGCCTTCGCCGGCCGATTTTGCTGAGATCTTTGAGGATATTCAGAAGAAGGGTGAAACTCCACTTTGCATTACTATTTCATCAAAACTCAGCGGTGCCTATCAATCAGCGATCCTCGGCGCCGAAATGAGCGGAGGCAAGGCGATCGTATTCGATTCTCTTGCAGGTTCGATCTCCCATGGCATCCAGGTGCTGATAGCCGCTAGAATGGCTGAACCGGGCGCTGAACTGGACGAAATAGTCGAAGCGCTGGAGGAGTACCGAGAAAACGTGAAGATTATCATCCCTCTCGCGACAGTGGAGAATATTGTCAAAGGCGGCCGTCTTAGCAAATTCCAGGGTAGCCTGGTTAACATATTGAACATGAAGATTATCCTGCACGGTATAAATGGCGAAGTTAAGCTCCTTAAGAAGGTAAGAGGAAGCAGGAGATTTAGAGAAGCGATAATTGAGTTAATAGAAGCTTCCTCAAAGACCGGGAAGAAGATTTTCGGCATAACTCACGTGGATAATCTCAAAGACGCTGAGTTCTTCGCTTCGGAAATTAGGAAACGTGTCCGAGATTCCGAAGTCATAATCGGAAAGATGGGTCCTGCGATTGCCACATATGCTGGAGAGGGCGGACTGATATTGGCGCTCTAA